ACTCGCAGAGTCCACGACCGGTATACGCGCGTAGGAGACCTTCCCGCTCCGAACCCGTCAGCTAACCCGGTAGGCGACGGAAGGAAAGGAGTGCGCCCGCGTGGCGTCCAACCCGCCTGCCCCCGAGGCCCCGTACGCGCCCAGCCGGTCCACCGAGACCTTCGGCTACGGCGACTACCGCACCGACGAGGGCCCGTGGGAGGAGTGGAACCCCACCGCGGACTCCATTCGCCCGGTACGCGGCAAGCACCGCGTGGCCAAGCAGCGCGGCGGCGGATTCGCCCGCAGCTCCACCGTCCTCGGCGTCGGCGTCATTGCCGCCGTCAGCGCGGGCGGCATGGCCAGCGCCAACACCGGCAAGGCCCCGGTCTCCATCTCGATGCCGGACCTGCCCAACGTGGGCTCGCTCATCTCCGACGACGAACCCGCCCAGGAAGCCGCGCCGGCCCTCGCCGGGTTCGGCTCCGAAGCGGCCGTGGACGCCGACGAGAGCGTCGCCGACGCCGGTGAGGCCCTGCGCAGCCGGATCATGGCGCAGGCCGAGTCTCAGCAGTCACAGGTCGAGGTCAAGGCCCTCGCCGCGGCGGCCAAGGCCGAGGCCGACGCCGTCACCAAGGCCCAGAAGGAGGCGGAGGCCAAGGCCGCCGCCGCGAAGAAGAAGGCCGCCGAGGAAGCCGCCGCGAAGGTCGAGGCCGCGCGCCTGGCCGAGCTGGCCAAGCAGTACACGCTGCCCACCTCCTCGTACACCATCACCTCGACCTTCGGTCAGGCCGGTTCCCTCTGGTCCTCCGGCTACCACACGGGCCTCGACTTCGCCGCGCCCACGGGCACGCTCATCAAGGCCGTCCACAGCGGCACCATCACCGAGGCCGGCTGGGCCGGTTCCTACGGCTACCGCACCATCCTGACCCTGGACGACGGCACCGAGCTGTGGTTCTGCCACCAGTCGTCGATCAGCGTCAGCGTCGGCCAGAAGGTCGCCACCGGTGACGTCATCGGCCGGGTGGGCGCGACCGGGAACGTCACCGGAGCCCATCTCCACCTCGAGGTCCACCCGGGTGGCAGCTCCGACGGCATCGACCCGGCGGCCTGGCTGCGCGGCAAGGGCCTCAACCCCTGAGCCGTCCCCCTCCGACACCCCGGGCGGTCCCTCCTCGGACACGCCGACCCGGCTCTCCCGACCCGCTGACGCAGCCCCGCAGCCCTGACGCCTTCCGCGTCGGACGGCTGCGGGGCTGCGCCATTCACCGGCGCACTTCACCGGCGCCGTTCACATGTTCTTCGCGTCACGCCCGGAATGGGCCGGCCACCGGCGTCCGTTGAAACGGAACATGACTTCTCTTCGCCGACTCGGCTCCTCCGACCTCGAGGTCTTCCCCCTGTCCCTCGGCGGCAACGTCTTCGGCTGGACCGCGGACGAGGCGGCCTCCTTCGCCGTACTCGACGCCTACACCGCCGCCGGCGGCAACTTCGTGGACACCGCCGACTCCTACTCGGCGTGGGTCGAGGGCAACAGCGGCGGCGAGTCCGAGACCCTCATCGGCAAGTGGGTGAAGGCCCGGGGCAACCGCGACGACGTCGTGATCGCCACGAAGGTCAGCCAGCACCCCGCGTTCCCCGGTCTGTCCGCCGACAACATCAAGGCCGCCGCCGACGCCTCGCTCCGCCGTCTGAACACCGACCGCATCGACCTCTACTACACGCACTTCGACAAGCCCGAGGTCCCCGTCGAGGAGATCGTCGGCGCGCTCGACGAACTGGTGACGGCGGGCAAGGTGCGCCACATCGCCGCCTCCAACATCTCGCCCGAGCGTCTCCAGGAGTCCCTGGAGTTCTCCGACCGCGAGGGCCTGGCCCGGTACGTCGCCCTCCAGCCCCACTACAACCTGGTCTCGCGCGACACCTACGAGGGCGGCCTCCAGGACCTCGCCGCCCGCTTCGGCCTCGCCGCCGTCCCGTACTCCGCGCTGGCCTCCGGCTTCCTCACCGGCAAGTACCGGCCCGGTACGACCGTGCAGAGCCCCCGGGCCGCCGGCGCCGCCAAGCACCTGGAGACGGAGCGGGGCCGGAACGTCCTCACCGCCCTGGACGAGATCGCCCAGGCCCACGACACACAGATCCCCACGGTCGCCCTGGCGTGGCTCGCGGCCCGGCCGACGGTGGCAGCCCCGATCGCGTCCGCGCGCACGATCGAGCAGCTGCCGGCACTGCTCGGGGTGGCACAGCTGGAACTGACCCAGGATGAACTCACCCGACTGACCCGAGCCTCGGCCTGACCCGGGCTCCGGTCTGACCCGGGCTTCGGCATCACCTGGGCGTGGGCCTGACCCGAGCTCCGGTGTCGGCTC
This Streptomyces sp. NBC_00377 DNA region includes the following protein-coding sequences:
- a CDS encoding M23 family metallopeptidase produces the protein MASNPPAPEAPYAPSRSTETFGYGDYRTDEGPWEEWNPTADSIRPVRGKHRVAKQRGGGFARSSTVLGVGVIAAVSAGGMASANTGKAPVSISMPDLPNVGSLISDDEPAQEAAPALAGFGSEAAVDADESVADAGEALRSRIMAQAESQQSQVEVKALAAAAKAEADAVTKAQKEAEAKAAAAKKKAAEEAAAKVEAARLAELAKQYTLPTSSYTITSTFGQAGSLWSSGYHTGLDFAAPTGTLIKAVHSGTITEAGWAGSYGYRTILTLDDGTELWFCHQSSISVSVGQKVATGDVIGRVGATGNVTGAHLHLEVHPGGSSDGIDPAAWLRGKGLNP
- a CDS encoding aldo/keto reductase, producing the protein MTSLRRLGSSDLEVFPLSLGGNVFGWTADEAASFAVLDAYTAAGGNFVDTADSYSAWVEGNSGGESETLIGKWVKARGNRDDVVIATKVSQHPAFPGLSADNIKAAADASLRRLNTDRIDLYYTHFDKPEVPVEEIVGALDELVTAGKVRHIAASNISPERLQESLEFSDREGLARYVALQPHYNLVSRDTYEGGLQDLAARFGLAAVPYSALASGFLTGKYRPGTTVQSPRAAGAAKHLETERGRNVLTALDEIAQAHDTQIPTVALAWLAARPTVAAPIASARTIEQLPALLGVAQLELTQDELTRLTRASA